One region of Danio rerio strain Tuebingen ecotype United States chromosome 5, GRCz12tu, whole genome shotgun sequence genomic DNA includes:
- the selplg gene encoding P-selectin glycoprotein ligand 1 precursor — MAAMVAYKLGCLSVLVLLLTLSSTVTSRSLRMEREINPNITSKNNTEMQSPSTVAEAEKNMTITIKTPVQTVNVTPKSNVSTVTDYHHTQQNTSAGTGNLTVHPPAEKEISLHTQPPTTNNSTGHIAQAGSSAPTFSPTSVPIKVTEKPTTTDKSSSHVSTTTRKSSTVTTHSCPTAISKQNGLVSRCLIAIASMAALTTIFIISTICLATKLSAYRYRHKAHLLQETEMVCISALMNDTDHPVPKPRRHPKSNGALIPNAEDGDPDGDDLTLNSFLPDTEGPL, encoded by the coding sequence ATGGCGGCGATGGTGGCTTACAAACTTGGTTGTTTATCAGTTCTTGTTTTGCTGCTGACTTTAAGCAGTACGGTCACCTCAAGATCTCTTAGGATGGAAAGAGAAATCAATCCCAACATAACCTcgaaaaacaacacagaaatgcaGAGCCCATCAACCGTAGCCGAAGCTGAGAAAAACATGACCATCACAATCAAAACTCCAGTGCAGACCGTTAATGTAACGCCCAAATCAAACGTCTCAACGGTTACAGATTACCACCACACCCAGCAAAATACCTCTGCAGGAACCGGGAACCTGACTGTCCACCCACCGGCAGAGAAGGAGATTAGTTTGCACACCCAACCTCCCACAACAAATAACAGCACTGGGCACATTGCGCAAGCAGGAAGCTCTGCACCCACATTTTCTCCGACATCGGTGCCTATTAAGGTAACAGAAAAGCCTACAACCACTGATAAGTCTtcatcccatgtctctacgaccACTAGAAAGTCAAGCACTGTGACAACCCACTCATGTCCCACTGCTATTTCTAAACAAAACGGCCTTGTAAGCCGCTGTCTCATCGCCATTGCCTCAATGGCCGCTCTAaccaccatcttcatcatcagcaCCATCTGCTTGGCTACAAAGCTCTCGGCGTACAGATACAGGCACAAGGCGCATCTTCTCCAGGAGACCGAGATGGTGTGTATTTCTGCTCTAATGAATGACACCGATCACCCAGTTCCAAAACCAAGACGACATCCTAAAAGTAATGGAGCCTTGATCCCAAATGCTGAGGATGGAGATCCTGATGGAGATGACCTGACTTTGAACAGCTTTCTTCCTGATACCGAAGGCCCTCTTTAG
- the tmem119a gene encoding transmembrane protein 119 isoform X2 yields MSLSLRLVCLLLTAFCASVCLSKPAPFNVSMEGSGDEPELIFPIARTTHVPPSPSPSPNITTTFIRIKDFIFNQVVDFLKENLLLIIVVTALLVVIIFIVCCASAMSHKRKLEAYYPPKTFAPRKYIDQPSKAMGQPHNQDGKITTAKTLREPTKALVGEKDGKEPRAKPKEVKKVEDVEVVEMQKDEPKKKEEPLPTTSNSQPLVCTCHLRKANHSTA; encoded by the coding sequence ATGTCGCTCTCTTTGCGTTTAGTCTGTCTACTCCTGACTGCTTTCTGTGCCAGCGTTTGCCTTAGCAAACCTGCTCCATTCAATGTGTCCATGGAGGGTAGCGGTGACGAACCCGAACTCATATTCCCCATTGCTCGAACCACCCATGTTCCTCCATCCCCGTCTCCATCTCCCAACATCACGACCACTTTCATCCGCATCAAAGACTTCATCTTCAACCAGGTGGTGGATTTCCTGAAGGAGAACTTGCTGCTCATTATTGTGGTGACTGCGCTGTTGGTCGTCATCATCTTCATTGTCTGCTGCGCCTCAGCTATGAGTCACAAGCGCAAACTCGAGGCCTATTATCCTCCAAAAACCTTCGCTCCCAGAAAATACATCGACCAACCGAGTAAAGCTATGGGACAACCTCATAACCAAGATGGCAAGATAACCACTGCAAAGACTCTGCGAGAACCTACGAAAGCACTAGTGGGGGAGAAGGATGGAAAAGAGCCACGTGCCAAACCAAAAGAGGTCAAAAAGGTGGAGGATGTTGAAGTGGTGGAGATGCAGAAAGATGAGCCCAAGAAGAAAGAGGAGCCTCTGCCAACCACCTCAAACAGTCAACCACTGGTCTGTACGTGCCATCTCAGAAAGGCCAATCACAGCACAGCATGA
- the tmem119a gene encoding transmembrane protein 119 isoform X1, which yields MRSSLLFCLLLYLHSSLLAGLIMSPCPNGCCCPHPGALVLCESLGLHTLPRSVPLNTAVLSVARNRLCNVDNMFQPYSGLQELSLSHNQLVRFPRGLPASLETLQLQENQITYITTGSLRQLGNLTRLDLEDNRIRSVQPGALLSLTRLRMLTLKGNRLSRLPANLPSSLTHLDVSENCISALDLSSLFMLVNLQVLRINSNCLHTIPERAFDGLSHLRSVDLANNLWVCECEIMYLYRWLLTDRVWMATDLVCTAPLHLAQKLLLTLSVIAICPKLFKPAERMSSANTTSESRKLVESNVEQTTSVSTLVRSDILCNTSTLGCRESSKLTESTNSRSFFGSDQPTLERLSYEECISQNFASFIPQSTQVPYSQATGVEPGCLENSTGQRPATVASAGSLTTTKDIELIPQTILQYSDSTLIALLTILCVLTVLLMLLVLLVLKNILLRNQRVAPLPQVQGDISTNS from the coding sequence ATGCGTTCTAGTCTTCTCTTCTGTCTCCTGTTGTATCTCCATTCATCTCTGCTTGCTGGGCTGATCATGTCCCCTTGTCCCAATGGCTGCTGCTGTCCTCATCCTGGAGCTCTGGTTCTGTGCGAGTCTCTCGGTCTACACACTCTGCCTCGCTCTGTCCCTCTAAACACTGCTGTCCTCTCCGTAGCTCGGAATCGGCTCTGCAATGTGGACAACATGTTCCAGCCGTACTCAGGCCTGCAGGAGCTGAGCCTCAGCCACAACCAACTAGTCCGCTTCCCTCGTGGGCTTCCAGCGAGTCTGGAGACCCTTCAACTTCAGGAGAACCAGATCACTTACATCACCACTGGATCTCTAAGGCAGCTTGGGAACCTCACCCGTCTGGACTTGGAGGATAACCGGATACGGTCAGTTCAGCCGGGGGCACTGCTAAGTCTGACTAGACTGAGGATGTTAACTCTTAAGGGGAATAGATTGTCTCGTCTGCCAGCGAACTTACCTTCTTCGCTAACGCACCTTGATGTGTCAGAAAACTGTATATCTGCCCTGGATCTGTCCTCTTTGTTTATGCTGGTGAACCTACAAGTGTTAAGGATCAACAGTAACTGTTTACACACTATTCCTGAGCGGGCTTTTGATGGACTCTCCCACCTTCGCTCAGTAGATCTTGCCAATAATCTGTGGGTTTGCGAGTGTGAAATCATGTATCTGTATAGGTGGCTTCTGACAGACAGGGTTTGGATGGCGACAGATCTCGTATGTACGGCTCCTTTGCACCTTGCACAGAAGTTGCTATTAACTCTCTCAGTCATCGCGATCTGCCCAAAACTTTTTAAGCCTGCTGAGAGAATGTCATCAGCGAACACAACCTCAGAATCCCGGAAACTGGTTGAAAGTAATGTAGAACAGACTACGAGCGTGTCAACATTGGTTAGATCCGATATATTGTGTAATACAAGTACCTTAGGATGTCGAGAATCTTCAAAACTGACTGAGAGCACAAACTCAAGGTCTTTCTTTGGGTCAGACCAGCCAACATTGGAGAGACTGAGCTATGAGGAGTGCATCTCTCAGAACTTTGCATCTTTTATACCGCAGTCCACCCAAGTACCCTACAGTCAGGCCACAGGTGTGGAACCAGGCTGTCTGGAGAATTCAACAGGTCAGCGACCAGCCACTGTGGCGTCTGCTGGTTCACTGACCACAACTAAAGACATTGAACTCATTCCTCAGACAATACTACAGTACAGCGACTCCACGCTCATTGCACTGCTGACTATTCTTTGTGTGCTTACAGTGTTACTGATGCTCTTGGTGCTTTTGGTACTAAAAAATATCCTTCTACGAAATCAGAGAGTAGCACCGCTTCCACAAGTTCAAGGAGACATAAGTACAAATTCATAA
- the iscua gene encoding iron-sulfur cluster assembly enzyme ISCU produces the protein MALAAAARRCASSALFSKSLSLPELRPACSYHKKVVDHYENPRNVGSLDKNAKNVGTGLVGAPACGDVMKLQIQVDENGKIIDARFKTFGCGSAIASSSLATEWVKGKSIDEALKIKNTEIAKELCLPPVKLHCSMLAEDAIKAALADYRLKQKDEKETLAEARN, from the exons ATGGCGTTAGCAGCAGCTGCCAGGCGCTGTGCATCTTCTGCACTTTTCAGTAAATCATTGTCATTACCAGAGCTCAGACCCGCCTGCTCTTATCATAAAAAG GTTGTGGACCACTATGAAAACCCCAGAAATGTTGGTTCCTTGGACAAGAACGCAAAGAACGTGGGAACGGGTTTAGTAGGTGCACCCGCATGTGGGGATGTAATGAAACTACAG ATTCAGGTGGATGAGAATGGAAAAATAATAGATGCCAGattcaaaacctttggctgtggCTCTGCCATTGCTTCCAGCTCTCTGGCCACAGAGTGGGTGAAGGGGAAATCG ATTGATGAAGCCCTGAAAATCAAAAACACAGAGATTGCCAAAGAACTTTGTCTTCCACCAGTCAAACTGCATTGTTCTA TGCTTGCAGAGGATGCAATCAAGGCTGCATTAGCAGACTATAGGCTCAAACAGAAGGATGAGAAGGAGACATTGGCTGAAGCTCGAAATTAA